Genomic window (Nicotiana sylvestris chromosome 7, ASM39365v2, whole genome shotgun sequence):
AGAGATTGGGGAAGGAGATGGACCTTAtgatattcctttagaaatgcaAGGCAAGTCTTCTACTAATATGGAGGCGTTGTGATAGACGTAGAGATGAAATTGTTGAGAAAGATTATCATGTGTGAGTGACTTTACTTATTATTTTATGGTAGATTATCACTATATAGTAATTTGTGGAATAGAGTTCTAATTGATATTGAATGATGTATTTTGATGATTCAAATCATCATGTAACAATAAGTAATTATACTAGATAATAATATATGCTTTGGTATAACTATATGTGGAAAATTGATTTAAATCTTTAATATGATTGTTTACTTTATGTTTTAtgttttaattaaataaaataaaaataatagtcgCTTACGATAAATATTTGAgttcatttttctcctttaaagAATTATAAGACCTTTGTACTATCCTTTTTGATAATCTGAcgctcaaaagtactttttagaAAGATTGGCCACACAATTAGTTTACCACATTTTGCAAAAAGTACTTCTTAAATAAATTGGTCAAACACAAGTTATTTTTTTTCagaagtatttttgaaaaaagtacttatgaaaaaaagtacttttcaaaataagcacATTCtggcagcttggccaaacgggctcttaataaataagcagttacgtgtttggatacaAGTGCTGAAATTGATAATAAGCTACTGCAGTATTTGATAAAAAAGTGTTGATAAGCTCTTTTTCTATTCAAATGACTTAAATAACCTTAGAATTGTTTACACTTATAAGAGCGTAATTTCTCCAAAATTTTAGATTCCAGAtcgattcaaatacaaaatattctatttgttattttattttaaatataacaATGCTTAGATATAATAATTTTTATGATagatataatttattttatgataagcatataatcataaattataatataaattgacaaaagtttcttgataaaaaataaacctaaataggACAAAATAGTTGAAGAGAAACAAACATTATCTTCATCAACCACAACACTTAGAAAGCAATACACCAAAAATTTGATATGTCCTTATTTATTACATACAGTTCAAAAATTAATACACAATCACATAGATACATATATGCAAAGGAATATAGAATTTGCTTGTCTTAAATAGTCAATGAGAATTGCAAACATGAAGAGGCCCGGGAGGGGGTGGGGgtaggggtgggggtgggggtgggggagtTAGGTTAAATAGTCAATCGATGTAAGAGTTTTGTTGTAAAAAggaatattttaaggataaaatagtaaaaattttggtcaaacttaaagtgtTTATAAGCTAAAAATTCATAAGCTAGGGGTGACCagcttatggcttttggcttatttttgacttataAGCACTTGGCTTATAAGCAGTTTTAACTATACCAAACTAGTAGATAAGTCGAAAAGTGTTTTTAagctagtttgaccagcttataagcttagccaaacaccctcttaaCCGGATTTTCGCACTCAAAACAAACAGAGGTGGCTGACTGCTTGTTCTTAATTATAGTACTACACTTAGGGGTATCAAGTTAggttcggccggttattttataaaattcatatcataccaatttttcggttattctattgtGTATAacaaaaattagacttttcgaataACATAAAGAATAAATGATAATCACATGAGATCAAACTAGAACTCCAAAAAGACTTTCTTGGTTTTCTCATAATGTTGACACTTGTTTCAGAGACTGAATAACTACAACACTTGTGAAAAAGCTAGAGCTTTCAATCTCAAATCACAAACTTTAGTAAATATATAACTAAGGTAGTGTATATATAACAATATGGAAACACCTATAGACAAACCAGGTTTGGAAAACTTTAGCCTAGTCGGATTATGGACTCATGAGTCATGAATAAATGGAGTTTACTTGTTTTTAATTGTTTTGAGGACATATTAATCCACTTTAGTGAAATCAAATTTGTACAATCTGATTTGCAGTTCCTTAGCACTCTGACCAGGTGGAAATACTCAAGGACCGGCTGGGGTTCCTTGAAAGCAAATAAAGAGTAGTCAAGAGTTCGTGtcatattttctttatttatttagagGAAGCAAAAGCATTTaaaatttataaactcaaaagcaACAGCATGATTTTTCAAGAATAGAACCGCAAATAAAGAGTAAGGCGAGTTGTTTAGAGTAGAATTGACAGCGTTCCAAGGAGAAGTGGGTAGATAAAACACAGAGAACACTAATAATTCAGTGAATACGAGCGAGGAAATAGTATCATTAATTAACACGCAACAGATTACAATGCTAAGTCACCTTCTTTCCTTCACTACCTAAGTCAGCAACGGGTTTACATCTTCGATCATCAACTGCCGTCAGTCATATTTTTCATAGTTGATTGCCTTGACCAGAGCTCCATATCCGCCCGCATCGCGTCTGTCACAATTACaaaatgtaagacctcaaaaATAACTGGTGTCTTTAATGGTTTTATCATTGTTTTGAAGGCCAGCTAGATACAGGAAAGGTACAACTCTTGCTCTACCTGTCACGTGGTTGATAATTGGAAATCCACGCctgatttgattgatttcttgatatttatgcctgatttgattgattttttGTTCGGATTTTTCCATTCTTTGCGAGATTCCTTGCATGTGTTTTtgcaaaattttctctatttccAAGCGAGTTTGATTCTGCCGGTCCAAAGAATATTTGTGTTCATAGACCAAACCCACACCTCCGGCACCTATCGTCTAAACAACAAAAAGAAGTAATAAATCATGTCAAGCTATTGATAGGAATATGTGTGAAGTTGAGGCGGCAAATACAAGATCCTACAACCGCTCACTAAATGTTGTTGTTTGCTAaaatttgaaagtatatatacatCAATGATAAATCAATTCAGCATACCGTGAAGCAAAGGAGATAATGGACAGTTGCCTCAATTGCTTTCTTCTCATCAGCAAGGTCGATGCGCATTCTCTAATTCCAGAAAAAGAGACAAAAGCAAGTGTTAATACTTCTGGCTTATCTAACAAAATGAAATTCTTTTAAAACTTTCTACAGGTTTTTCTGATAAATACCGAATACTTAATTCATTTACCTGTTGTATTGGGaaaattgcatttatatatgtaagtgacatgttgagacacgtggactggtcaaatagtcaaagaattataatgaGTCAAGAGGCACGGACAACAgtagaaacgagcaaaggcaaaggaagaggcacgagaggacatttgaaggattcagcGTCCGTACCTATTTAAATTATTTATCAAAAGGAAcggatctgaccataataaagagcgcagatacGAAATTCGACAGAcattaaatactggatacgttagagaatttgtattgattacaatgattgtgtaacgtagcattcaatgtctttaattattcataataacctcattatgatttggaggaaatgcatatcttcaagatacctataaaagggaggtatctagTCACTTGTAGGGACAAGACACaattggaatatactttgattcacttgtttttctcctgattatacTCTGGTTACTCCAAATTACtctcttctacatattcttttgattatcagtaacccgcgttcttct
Coding sequences:
- the LOC104215937 gene encoding uncharacterized protein, with translation MSLTYINAIFPIQQRMRIDLADEKKAIEATVHYLLCFTTIGAGGVGLVYEHKYSLDRQNQTRLEIEKILQKHMQGISQRMEKSEQKINQIRHKYQEINQIRRGFPIINHVTDAMRADMELWSRQSTMKNMTDGS